A DNA window from Eikenella exigua contains the following coding sequences:
- the odhB gene encoding 2-oxoglutarate dehydrogenase complex dihydrolipoyllysine-residue succinyltransferase, giving the protein MIIEITVPPLPESVTEATLMSWHKKVGDYVNRDENLIDLETDKVVLELPAQQAGVIVEIIEQDGATVTAGQLLAKIDTEAKAAEAAPAAAQAPAAEPAGHVAAAGAQAGVAMPAAAKLAAEKGVDVSGVQGSGRDGRVLKEDVAAMPAAAPKAAAAPAVAVPLGDRVEQRVPMSRLRQRVAERLLQSQSQNAILTTFNEVNMKPIMDLRAKYKDKFEKQYGVKLGFMSFFVKAAVAALKKFPAVNASIDGNDIVYHGYFDIGIAVGSPRGLVVPILRNVDQMSIADIELAIVDYANKAKSGKIAIEDLTGGTFSITNGGTFGSMMSTPIINPPQSAILGMHATKERAVVENGQVVVRPMMYLALSYDHRIIDGREAVLTLVTIKEALEDPARLILEI; this is encoded by the coding sequence ATGATTATCGAAATCACCGTACCCCCGCTGCCGGAAAGCGTTACCGAAGCCACCCTGATGAGCTGGCACAAGAAGGTGGGCGACTATGTGAACCGCGACGAAAACCTGATCGACCTCGAAACCGACAAGGTTGTGCTCGAACTGCCCGCCCAGCAGGCCGGTGTGATTGTGGAAATCATCGAACAAGACGGCGCCACCGTTACCGCCGGCCAGCTGTTGGCTAAAATCGACACCGAAGCCAAAGCAGCAGAAGCCGCCCCGGCTGCCGCCCAAGCCCCTGCTGCGGAGCCAGCAGGTCATGTGGCCGCCGCAGGCGCGCAAGCCGGCGTGGCCATGCCTGCCGCCGCCAAACTGGCTGCCGAAAAAGGCGTGGACGTATCCGGCGTGCAAGGTTCCGGCCGCGACGGCCGCGTGCTGAAAGAAGACGTGGCCGCCATGCCTGCCGCCGCACCCAAAGCCGCTGCCGCCCCGGCCGTGGCCGTACCGCTGGGCGACCGCGTGGAACAACGCGTACCGATGAGCCGCCTGCGCCAGCGCGTGGCCGAACGCCTGTTGCAATCCCAATCGCAAAACGCCATCCTCACCACGTTCAACGAGGTGAACATGAAGCCGATTATGGATTTGCGCGCCAAATACAAAGATAAGTTCGAGAAACAATATGGCGTGAAACTGGGCTTCATGTCCTTCTTTGTGAAAGCCGCCGTGGCCGCGCTGAAGAAATTCCCCGCCGTGAACGCTTCGATTGACGGCAACGACATCGTTTACCACGGCTACTTCGACATCGGTATCGCCGTGGGCAGCCCGCGTGGCCTGGTGGTGCCGATCCTGCGCAACGTGGATCAGATGAGCATCGCCGACATCGAATTGGCCATCGTTGACTACGCCAACAAAGCCAAGAGCGGCAAAATCGCCATCGAAGACCTCACCGGCGGTACCTTCTCCATCACCAACGGCGGCACCTTCGGCTCGATGATGTCCACCCCCATCATCAACCCGCCGCAATCCGCCATCTTGGGTATGCACGCCACCAAAGAACGCGCCGTGGTGGAAAACGGTCAAGTAGTGGTGCGCCCGATGATGTATCTGGCTCTCTCCTACGACCACCGCATCATCGACGGCCGTGAAGCCGTGCTCACTTTGGTTACCATCAAAGAAGCCCTCGAAGACCCGGCTCGCCTGATTTTGGAAATCTAA
- the rnhA gene encoding ribonuclease HI has protein sequence MTNTTTVHLYTDGACKGNPGPGGWGVLLRYGRHEKELYGGEADTTNNRMELTAVIRGLEALNRPCQVTIHTDSQYVKNGMESWIHGWKKNGWKTSAKQPVKNAELWQQLDQQVARHQVSWQWVKGHAGHPENERADQLANQGAANISNEQQ, from the coding sequence ATGACCAATACCACAACCGTCCACCTCTACACCGACGGCGCCTGCAAAGGCAATCCCGGCCCCGGCGGCTGGGGCGTGCTGCTGCGCTACGGCCGCCATGAAAAAGAACTCTACGGCGGCGAAGCCGATACCACCAACAACCGCATGGAGCTCACCGCCGTTATCCGCGGCCTCGAAGCCCTCAACCGCCCCTGCCAAGTAACCATTCACACCGACTCCCAATACGTGAAAAACGGCATGGAAAGCTGGATACACGGCTGGAAGAAAAACGGCTGGAAAACTTCCGCCAAACAACCCGTGAAAAACGCCGAACTGTGGCAGCAGCTCGACCAGCAAGTCGCCCGCCACCAAGTATCCTGGCAATGGGTGAAAGGCCATGCCGGCCACCCCGAAAACGAACGCGCCGACCAGCTGGCTAATCAAGGCGCCGCCAATATATCCAATGAACAACAATAA
- the greA gene encoding transcription elongation factor GreA: MQKIPLTVRGAEMLKQELQHLKSVERPAIIEAIAEARTHGDLSENAEYEAAKEKQGFIEGRISELENKLSVAHIIDPTEIHAEGKIVFGCTVVLEDLENETQVRYQIVGDDEADIKENKISISSPISRALIGKEEGDVAEVQAPGGIREYEVIEVLYI; encoded by the coding sequence ATGCAAAAGATTCCATTAACCGTACGCGGCGCCGAAATGCTCAAGCAAGAATTGCAGCATCTTAAAAGCGTCGAGCGCCCCGCCATTATCGAAGCCATCGCTGAAGCCCGCACCCACGGCGATTTGTCTGAAAATGCCGAATACGAAGCCGCCAAAGAAAAACAAGGCTTCATCGAAGGCCGCATTTCCGAGCTGGAAAACAAGCTCTCCGTAGCCCACATCATCGACCCCACCGAAATCCACGCCGAAGGCAAAATCGTATTCGGCTGCACCGTAGTGCTGGAAGACTTGGAAAACGAAACCCAAGTGCGCTACCAAATCGTTGGCGACGACGAAGCCGATATTAAAGAAAACAAAATCTCCATCAGCTCGCCCATTTCCCGCGCCCTTATCGGCAAAGAAGAAGGTGACGTTGCCGAAGTGCAGGCGCCTGGCGGCATCAGAGAATACGAAGTTATCGAAGTGCTGTATATCTAG
- the radC gene encoding RadC family protein, with protein sequence MGIKHWPENERPREKLLHRGAGALSDAELLAILLRMGIQGMSAVDLARYLLQEFGSLNRLFSAPVAELTMHKGMGEAAYCQFAVVREIGRRLLAEEMRATPAFTSPEAVADYLVLQLAHEPVEVSVALLLSSSNRLIAFKELSRGTVAENTVYIREVAQLALQHHAASLIIAHNHPGGSAEPSAADLAFTRQLQQALALLEVRLLDHFIVAGNRAVSFAANGWLPELAGGLPELGILF encoded by the coding sequence ATGGGGATCAAGCATTGGCCGGAAAACGAGCGGCCGCGTGAGAAGCTGCTGCATCGTGGTGCAGGAGCGTTGAGCGATGCGGAACTGCTGGCTATCCTGCTACGGATGGGCATACAGGGGATGAGCGCAGTGGATTTGGCTCGTTATCTGCTGCAGGAGTTCGGTTCGCTCAACCGCCTGTTTTCCGCACCCGTCGCCGAGCTGACGATGCACAAGGGTATGGGTGAGGCGGCGTATTGCCAATTTGCTGTAGTGCGAGAAATCGGGCGAAGGCTGTTGGCGGAAGAAATGCGTGCCACGCCAGCCTTCACTTCTCCGGAGGCGGTAGCGGATTATCTGGTGTTGCAACTGGCGCATGAGCCGGTGGAAGTGAGTGTGGCATTATTGTTGAGCAGCAGCAACCGGCTGATTGCATTTAAAGAATTGTCGCGTGGCACAGTAGCGGAAAACACAGTGTATATTCGAGAAGTGGCCCAGCTGGCCTTGCAACACCATGCTGCTTCGCTGATTATCGCACACAATCACCCTGGCGGTTCGGCCGAGCCTTCGGCGGCAGATTTGGCCTTCACCCGCCAACTGCAACAGGCGTTAGCGCTGCTGGAGGTACGATTGCTGGATCACTTTATTGTGGCGGGCAATCGGGCAGTGTCTTTTGCTGCAAACGGATGGTTGCCGGAATTGGCAGGGGGGCTGCCTGAACTAGGTATTTTGTTTTGA
- the hfq gene encoding RNA chaperone Hfq: MATKGQMLQDPFLNALRKEHVPVSIYLVNGIKLQGQVESFDQYVVLLRNTSVTQMVYKHAISTIVPARAVSLQPPADQKPAAEAEQ, encoded by the coding sequence ATGGCAACCAAAGGACAAATGTTACAAGATCCTTTTTTAAACGCACTGCGTAAAGAACATGTACCGGTATCCATTTATTTGGTGAACGGCATCAAACTGCAAGGCCAGGTAGAGTCGTTTGACCAATATGTGGTACTGCTGCGCAACACCTCGGTAACGCAAATGGTGTACAAACACGCGATTTCCACCATTGTTCCGGCACGCGCCGTGAGCCTGCAGCCACCCGCAGATCAGAAACCTGCAGCCGAAGCCGAGCAATAA
- a CDS encoding 5'-methylthioadenosine/adenosylhomocysteine nucleosidase, whose translation MMSQTIALIGAMPPEIELLKENLQNLRNEHVADFEIYCGEYAGKNVVLALSGIGKVNAALSTALVLQRHQPDFVINTGSAGGLGGELKVGDVVIGTQTAHHDVDVTAFGYAVGHVPRMPARFESDPTLCAAAEQAATAFDHAAVHRGLIVSGDQFVHSNESVAEVRRHFIDVQAVEMEAAAIAQSCHRFGVPFVVIRAISDLADEEADTSFETFLKTASVHSAKMVLQLIAAL comes from the coding sequence ATTATGTCCCAAACCATCGCCCTCATCGGCGCCATGCCGCCAGAAATCGAGCTGCTCAAAGAAAATCTACAAAATCTGCGCAATGAGCATGTGGCCGATTTCGAAATTTATTGTGGCGAATATGCTGGTAAAAACGTCGTACTGGCCTTAAGCGGCATCGGCAAAGTGAATGCTGCGCTCAGTACCGCCTTGGTGCTGCAACGCCACCAACCGGATTTCGTCATCAACACCGGCAGCGCCGGCGGCTTGGGTGGCGAACTGAAAGTGGGCGACGTAGTAATCGGCACGCAAACCGCGCATCATGATGTGGACGTTACCGCTTTCGGCTACGCCGTCGGTCATGTACCGCGTATGCCTGCACGCTTTGAATCCGACCCCACCCTGTGCGCTGCTGCCGAACAAGCTGCTACTGCATTCGATCACGCTGCAGTACACCGCGGTTTAATCGTGAGTGGCGACCAATTCGTGCACAGCAACGAATCCGTGGCTGAAGTGCGCCGCCATTTTATCGACGTACAGGCAGTAGAAATGGAAGCTGCCGCCATCGCTCAGAGCTGCCACCGCTTCGGCGTGCCGTTTGTGGTTATCCGTGCCATTTCCGATCTCGCCGACGAAGAAGCCGACACCAGCTTCGAAACCTTTTTAAAGACTGCTTCCGTGCATTCCGCCAAAATGGTGCTGCAGCTGATTGCCGCGCTTTAA
- a CDS encoding fluoride efflux transporter FluC: MNLPLYSQPALIAVGAALGALLRWQLGLRFNPLFAQFAFGTWLANLLGCLLTGAVLGLLLGGRPLAQPLQNALTVGFLGSLTTFSALSSEVSDRLLHKDWLHAGLILSLHTICGIAATLLAAAAVQRLI, from the coding sequence ATGAATCTGCCGCTTTACAGCCAACCCGCTTTGATTGCCGTTGGCGCCGCTCTCGGCGCCTTGTTGCGCTGGCAGCTGGGTTTGCGTTTCAATCCGCTGTTTGCCCAATTTGCTTTTGGCACCTGGCTAGCCAATCTGCTCGGCTGCCTGCTGACCGGTGCGGTATTGGGCTTGCTGTTGGGCGGCAGGCCGCTTGCCCAGCCGCTGCAAAATGCACTGACAGTGGGCTTTCTCGGCAGTCTCACCACCTTTTCCGCGCTTTCCAGCGAGGTGTCCGACCGCCTGCTGCACAAAGACTGGCTGCATGCCGGCCTGATTCTGTCGCTGCACACCATATGCGGCATCGCCGCCACCCTGCTGGCCGCTGCTGCCGTGCAGCGCTTAATCTGA
- the argS gene encoding arginine--tRNA ligase gives MNLSHLLNREAEQAFAAAGIEGAPVVLQPAKNPEFGDFQINGVMGAAKQRKQNPRELAQKVAEALAGNELIASAEVAGPGFINLRLNPQFLAKQVHAALQSSRLGVAQAAAPQTIIIDYSSPNLAKEMHVGHLRSSIIGDSLNRVHSFLGHHVIAQNHVGDWGTQFGMLVAYLVEQQAQNEHFELADLEQFYRNAKVRFDEDPAFADTAREYVVKLQGGDEAVLALWRQFVEISLQHVEKVYAKLGLLLTREDVAGESKYNDDLQPVVNDLIAKGLAVEDDGAKVVFLDEFKNKEGEPAVYIVQKKGGGFLYSTTDLACIRDYVGRLKGDRLLYVVDHRQGLHFGQLFATSRLAGYLPESVQAEFIGFGTMMGKDGKPFKTRSGDTVKLVELLDEAVERATALVKEKNPELDNATAAQIGRSVGIGAVKYADLSKNRTSDYIFDWDNMLSFEGNTAPYLQYAYTRVQSVLKKAGEWSQTVQPVLTEPLECQLATELLKCEDVLQTVADSSYPHYLAAYLYQVASLFSRFYEACPILKAEGSARNTRLQLATLTGQTLQTGLSLLGIDTLEVM, from the coding sequence ATGAACTTATCTCATCTCCTCAACCGCGAAGCCGAACAAGCCTTTGCCGCTGCCGGTATCGAAGGCGCGCCGGTAGTGTTGCAGCCGGCTAAAAACCCCGAATTCGGCGATTTCCAAATTAACGGCGTGATGGGCGCGGCCAAACAGCGCAAACAAAACCCGCGTGAGCTGGCGCAGAAAGTGGCTGAAGCGCTGGCCGGCAACGAACTGATTGCCTCCGCCGAAGTGGCCGGCCCCGGCTTCATCAACTTGCGCCTGAACCCGCAGTTTTTAGCCAAGCAAGTGCACGCTGCCCTGCAAAGCAGCCGCCTCGGCGTGGCACAGGCCGCCGCACCGCAAACCATCATAATTGACTACTCCTCGCCCAACCTGGCCAAAGAAATGCACGTCGGCCACCTGCGCTCCAGCATCATCGGCGACAGCCTCAACCGCGTCCACTCCTTCCTCGGCCACCATGTGATTGCGCAAAACCACGTGGGCGACTGGGGTACCCAATTCGGCATGTTAGTGGCCTATTTGGTGGAGCAGCAGGCACAAAACGAACATTTTGAACTGGCCGACTTGGAACAGTTCTACCGCAACGCCAAAGTGCGTTTCGATGAAGACCCGGCCTTTGCCGACACCGCGCGCGAATACGTGGTGAAACTGCAAGGCGGCGATGAAGCTGTGCTCGCACTGTGGCGGCAGTTTGTGGAAATATCGCTGCAACATGTCGAAAAAGTGTATGCCAAACTCGGCTTACTGCTCACCCGTGAAGACGTGGCTGGCGAATCCAAATACAACGACGACCTGCAACCCGTGGTGAACGACTTAATCGCCAAAGGCCTGGCCGTGGAAGACGACGGCGCGAAAGTGGTTTTCCTCGACGAGTTCAAAAACAAAGAAGGTGAACCTGCCGTTTACATCGTGCAGAAAAAAGGCGGCGGCTTCCTCTACTCCACCACCGATTTGGCCTGCATCCGCGATTACGTGGGCCGGCTCAAAGGCGACCGCCTGCTTTATGTGGTCGATCACCGCCAAGGCCTGCATTTCGGCCAACTATTTGCCACTTCCCGCCTGGCAGGCTACCTGCCCGAAAGCGTACAAGCTGAATTCATCGGCTTCGGCACCATGATGGGCAAAGACGGCAAACCTTTCAAGACCCGCAGCGGCGACACTGTGAAGCTGGTCGAACTGCTCGATGAAGCCGTAGAACGCGCCACCGCCCTCGTGAAAGAGAAAAATCCCGAGCTGGACAATGCCACCGCCGCCCAAATCGGCCGCAGCGTCGGCATCGGTGCCGTCAAATACGCCGATTTGAGCAAAAACCGCACCAGCGACTACATCTTCGATTGGGACAACATGCTCTCCTTCGAAGGCAACACCGCGCCCTATCTGCAATACGCCTACACCCGCGTGCAAAGCGTGCTGAAAAAAGCCGGCGAATGGAGCCAAACCGTACAACCCGTGCTCACCGAGCCTTTGGAATGCCAGCTCGCCACCGAGCTCTTGAAGTGTGAAGACGTGCTGCAAACCGTGGCCGACAGCTCTTACCCGCACTACCTCGCCGCCTACCTCTACCAAGTGGCCAGCCTGTTCTCCCGCTTCTACGAAGCCTGCCCCATCCTCAAAGCCGAAGGCAGCGCCCGCAACACCCGCCTGCAGCTGGCCACCCTCACCGGCCAAACCCTACAAACCGGCCTCAGCCTCTTGGGCATCGACACGCTGGAAGTGATGTAA
- a CDS encoding DUF1289 domain-containing protein, producing the protein MEQLEFFSIPSPCIGVCQANSKGYCKGCLRSRKERLYWLKLTGTQKQNVLRLCRLRKYKLLQLAVKQQAVSIELPEQMDFDFF; encoded by the coding sequence ATGGAACAACTCGAATTTTTCAGCATTCCCAGCCCCTGCATCGGCGTTTGTCAGGCCAATAGCAAGGGGTATTGCAAAGGCTGTTTGCGCAGCCGTAAGGAGCGGCTGTATTGGCTGAAGCTTACGGGTACGCAAAAACAGAACGTGTTGCGTCTGTGCCGTTTGCGTAAGTACAAGCTGTTGCAGTTGGCCGTTAAACAGCAGGCCGTTTCTATCGAGCTGCCGGAACAGATGGATTTCGATTTTTTCTAG
- a CDS encoding EamA family transporter — MLVLSALSFSPASWTWQFLALAVLCSVAVSVLLKIARKKGVHIEHAIAVNYIVATTCCWFLLAPPLDSLRGADIGGLWPFLALGVLLPSIFVVMARAVEQAGIVRSDAAQRLSLVLPVLAAFLLFGERLNSNKIMSIVLAFSALAALLYKPGKGKQDGGMFWLAGVWLGFGVIDILFKQLSKTGQAMSLNLFAVFALACVLMWGYVWRQGKPLKAVDFAGGLLLGLLNFGNILFYIRAHHAFTGDPTLVFAGMNLGVIVLGTLTGALTFKEKISAVNQAGIVLALAAIYSLFYLDWLLAKLGIAM; from the coding sequence ATGCTGGTTTTATCTGCTTTATCTTTTTCCCCTGCCTCTTGGACATGGCAGTTTCTCGCCTTGGCGGTGTTGTGCAGCGTGGCGGTTTCTGTTCTGCTGAAAATAGCACGCAAAAAAGGGGTTCACATTGAGCATGCGATTGCGGTGAATTATATTGTGGCCACGACCTGCTGCTGGTTTTTGCTTGCTCCGCCGTTGGATAGCTTGCGCGGGGCGGATATTGGCGGCTTGTGGCCGTTTTTGGCCTTGGGCGTGTTGTTGCCGAGCATTTTTGTGGTGATGGCACGGGCAGTGGAACAGGCGGGGATTGTGCGTTCGGATGCGGCGCAGCGGCTGTCGCTGGTGTTGCCGGTGTTGGCGGCTTTCCTGCTGTTTGGCGAACGGCTGAACAGTAATAAAATTATGAGCATTGTGCTGGCTTTCAGCGCGCTAGCGGCTTTGCTCTATAAGCCGGGAAAGGGCAAGCAGGATGGCGGGATGTTTTGGCTAGCGGGAGTATGGCTGGGCTTTGGGGTAATTGATATTTTGTTTAAGCAGTTATCCAAAACCGGGCAGGCGATGTCGCTGAATCTGTTTGCAGTCTTCGCACTGGCTTGTGTGCTGATGTGGGGTTATGTGTGGCGGCAGGGCAAACCGCTCAAAGCAGTGGATTTTGCCGGCGGGCTGCTGCTGGGATTGCTGAATTTCGGCAATATTCTGTTTTATATCAGGGCACACCATGCTTTTACCGGCGACCCAACCTTGGTATTTGCCGGCATGAACTTGGGCGTGATTGTGCTGGGTACGCTCACCGGCGCGCTGACATTTAAGGAGAAGATTTCGGCAGTGAACCAAGCCGGCATTGTGTTGGCACTCGCGGCGATTTACAGCCTGTTTTATTTGGATTGGCTGCTGGCGAAGCTGGGCATTGCGATGTAA
- a CDS encoding TonB-dependent hemoglobin/transferrin/lactoferrin family receptor encodes MPTQAAGKNSDSAVLPVIEIRGQRALSTLAGQSRLTRENIDQQQADNVASLLDLLPGTSSSGSPRPGGQTLNIWGFGDNEDIKISIDGAAKNFERYRQGSVFIEPELLRQVTVDKGSFDVSRGNGGFGGAVKLESRDAREFLREGQNVGGLVKISYHTNDEQWQTSTAVFLQNNNQSWDGLLYTSVRRGHDIQQPDGERLAYSANNQQSFLIKSNYSPAPEHHFALSAMYGRHHAWEPFAAKRGELARPSERDIRLYGLDGAWKRKLVYRRQDDQSYSLKYRYMPENPLFDLTMQLNHTKTVQDDARPENAGSGFLGSMGNESHTAYQDTGLDISNISHFSTGLMQHRLTLGLQTNRHVREVMMYDKSRRNNANFNYGRFQPYYMPAGTQQQNSFYVQDEIRLGNWTFTPALRYDHIHNQGEPNVARGYNTPSAGHDYRSKTYSSWSPFLGIAWQPNDNALLFANASRTWRAPVIDEQYEVQSATSSASATSRYLEPERLTSFRLGGILRWQNLLREQDSLQLRTTLFHSRGKDEIFKNRGIFCREQLPNRPSSVCAKPIANYRNLPGYTIRGGEIEAYYESDHWFAGLTYSFMRGKRQGSPRNPWHDQDTWLADIPPRKATATLGVRFPAQGLTFGWKGEFIRRQDRSPTDGDPMAAYWALPKSKGYALHGLFAAWQPPYHEQFTLRITVDNLFNRRYAPYLGEAVSGVGRNIKGSMSWQF; translated from the coding sequence GTGCCTACTCAGGCGGCCGGTAAAAACAGCGATAGTGCCGTATTGCCCGTGATCGAAATCCGGGGGCAGCGTGCACTTTCTACCCTTGCCGGTCAATCTCGCCTTACCCGCGAAAATATCGACCAACAACAAGCAGACAATGTTGCCTCCCTTCTTGACCTGCTGCCTGGCACCAGCAGCTCCGGTTCGCCACGCCCTGGTGGGCAAACCCTAAATATCTGGGGCTTTGGCGACAACGAAGACATCAAAATCTCCATCGACGGCGCTGCCAAAAACTTCGAACGCTACCGCCAAGGTTCGGTGTTTATCGAGCCGGAACTGCTACGCCAAGTAACGGTAGACAAGGGCTCATTTGACGTGTCGCGCGGCAACGGTGGCTTCGGCGGCGCAGTGAAGCTGGAAAGCCGAGATGCACGGGAGTTTTTGCGCGAAGGGCAAAATGTGGGCGGCCTTGTCAAAATCAGCTATCACACCAACGATGAACAATGGCAAACCAGCACCGCTGTCTTCCTACAAAACAACAACCAAAGCTGGGACGGTTTGCTCTACACCTCCGTACGCCGTGGCCATGACATCCAACAACCCGACGGCGAACGCCTGGCCTATTCTGCCAACAACCAACAAAGCTTCCTCATCAAAAGTAACTACAGCCCCGCCCCCGAGCACCACTTTGCCCTTTCTGCCATGTATGGTCGCCATCACGCTTGGGAGCCCTTTGCCGCCAAACGTGGTGAGCTCGCCCGCCCATCCGAACGCGACATCCGTCTCTATGGCTTAGACGGTGCTTGGAAACGCAAACTGGTGTATCGACGCCAAGATGACCAAAGCTATTCCCTCAAATACCGCTACATGCCCGAAAATCCGTTATTCGATCTCACCATGCAACTCAACCATACAAAAACCGTGCAAGATGACGCCCGCCCGGAAAACGCTGGTTCTGGCTTCCTCGGCAGCATGGGCAATGAAAGCCACACTGCCTACCAAGATACCGGGCTCGACATCAGCAATATTAGCCACTTCAGTACTGGCCTGATGCAACACCGCCTCACTCTCGGCCTACAAACAAACCGCCACGTGCGCGAAGTGATGATGTACGACAAGAGCCGGCGGAATAATGCCAATTTCAACTACGGCCGTTTCCAGCCTTATTACATGCCCGCCGGCACGCAACAACAAAACAGCTTTTACGTGCAAGACGAAATCCGCCTTGGCAACTGGACGTTCACCCCCGCCCTGCGCTACGACCACATCCATAACCAAGGCGAGCCAAATGTGGCACGCGGCTACAACACCCCTTCTGCCGGCCATGACTACCGCAGCAAAACCTACAGCAGCTGGTCGCCGTTTTTGGGCATCGCTTGGCAGCCCAACGACAACGCCCTACTATTTGCTAACGCCAGCCGCACTTGGCGCGCTCCTGTAATTGACGAACAATACGAAGTGCAATCCGCCACCAGCAGTGCCTCTGCTACCAGCCGCTATCTCGAGCCCGAGCGACTCACCTCCTTCCGCCTCGGCGGCATCCTGCGTTGGCAAAACCTGCTGCGCGAACAAGACAGCCTGCAACTGCGTACCACTTTGTTCCACAGCAGGGGGAAAGACGAAATCTTCAAAAACCGGGGTATCTTCTGCCGAGAGCAGCTGCCTAACCGCCCCAGCAGCGTTTGTGCCAAACCCATTGCCAACTACCGTAACCTCCCGGGCTACACCATACGCGGTGGCGAAATTGAAGCCTACTACGAATCCGACCACTGGTTTGCCGGCCTCACTTATTCCTTCATGCGTGGTAAACGCCAAGGCTCACCACGCAACCCTTGGCATGACCAAGATACCTGGCTCGCTGACATCCCTCCGCGCAAAGCTACTGCCACCCTTGGCGTACGCTTCCCCGCACAGGGTTTAACCTTCGGCTGGAAAGGCGAATTTATCCGCCGCCAAGACCGTTCACCCACCGATGGCGACCCAATGGCCGCCTACTGGGCGCTACCCAAATCCAAAGGCTACGCCCTGCACGGCCTATTTGCCGCTTGGCAGCCGCCGTACCACGAACAGTTCACTCTGCGTATCACCGTGGACAACCTGTTCAACCGCCGCTACGCCCCCTATCTTGGCGAAGCTGTGAGCGGCGTAGGGCGCAATATCAAAGGTAGCATGTCATGGCAGTTCTAA
- the mutY gene encoding A/G-specific adenine glycosylase, which yields MNTDFSARLVRWQKQHGRHGLPWQVREPYAVWLSEIMLQQTQVATVLEYYPRFLAAFPNVAALAKADQDEVLALWAGLGYYSRARNLHAAAKQVMRDFGGRFPDTRQDLETLKGVGRSTAAAIAAFAFGRREAILDGNVKRVLCRVFAQDGAIGDKKFETALWDLAESLLPATEEMTPYTQGLMDLGALVCKRSKPHCDACPMAEICLAKQQGRIAELPRKKTAVAVKELALYWLVLRDKQGRVLLEKRPAGGIWGGLYCVPCFERLDDLYERAAAFGVASEDLAEGDLVSHRLTHRLLQITPLQANGVAAATAHGSLWANAAEYGLPKPLAKYLRRG from the coding sequence ATGAATACAGATTTCTCCGCCCGGCTGGTGCGCTGGCAAAAGCAACACGGGCGGCACGGCCTGCCTTGGCAGGTGCGCGAGCCTTATGCGGTGTGGCTTTCGGAGATTATGCTGCAGCAAACGCAGGTGGCCACCGTGTTGGAATACTACCCGCGCTTTCTGGCGGCATTTCCAAACGTAGCCGCGCTGGCCAAGGCGGATCAAGACGAAGTGCTCGCGCTATGGGCTGGACTGGGCTACTACAGCCGCGCCCGCAATCTGCATGCGGCGGCTAAACAGGTGATGCGCGATTTTGGCGGCCGCTTTCCCGATACGCGCCAAGACCTTGAAACGCTCAAGGGCGTGGGGCGCAGCACGGCAGCGGCGATTGCTGCCTTTGCCTTCGGCCGGCGCGAAGCGATTTTAGACGGCAACGTGAAGCGCGTTTTGTGCCGCGTGTTTGCACAAGACGGGGCAATCGGCGACAAAAAATTCGAAACCGCTTTGTGGGATTTGGCCGAAAGCCTGCTGCCCGCAACCGAGGAAATGACCCCCTACACGCAAGGGCTGATGGACTTGGGCGCGCTGGTGTGCAAACGCAGCAAACCGCACTGCGATGCCTGCCCGATGGCAGAAATCTGCCTGGCCAAACAGCAAGGTCGGATTGCCGAGCTGCCGCGCAAGAAAACCGCGGTGGCAGTGAAGGAATTGGCGCTGTATTGGCTGGTGCTGCGCGACAAGCAGGGCCGGGTGCTGCTGGAAAAACGCCCGGCCGGGGGCATCTGGGGCGGGCTCTACTGCGTGCCCTGCTTTGAGCGGCTGGATGATTTGTATGAACGCGCCGCCGCTTTCGGCGTGGCATCGGAAGATTTGGCCGAAGGAGATTTGGTGAGCCACCGCCTCACTCACCGCCTGTTGCAGATTACGCCTTTGCAGGCAAACGGAGTGGCGGCAGCTACGGCACACGGCAGCCTGTGGGCCAATGCGGCGGAATATGGTTTGCCCAAGCCGCTGGCAAAATATTTGCGGCGTGGGTAA